The Acidobacteriota bacterium genome contains a region encoding:
- the gmd gene encoding GDP-mannose 4,6-dehydratase yields the protein MSKRAIITGITGQDGSYLAELLLEQGYEVVGVTRRLSTPNHWRIAHLQDRITLRPADLLDQLSLIRLVDEVRPHEIYNLAAMSFVPASWDQPLLTGEYNAQGVTRVLEAIRQVDTSIRVYQASSSEMFGKVRETPQTELTPFYPRSPYGVSKVFAHYITVNYRESYDLFAVSGILFNHESPRRGLEFVTRKVTDGVARIKAGLCDALSLGNLDARRDWGFAGDYVRAMWLMLQQEAADDYVIATGASRSVRELVEIAFAHAGLDWRAHVRTDPALLRPAEVDHLIGDPAKAAAELDWRPSVDFEGLVRMMVDADLERLATDRS from the coding sequence GTGTCGAAACGCGCCATCATCACGGGAATCACCGGGCAGGACGGTTCGTACCTGGCGGAGCTGCTGCTGGAGCAGGGCTACGAGGTGGTCGGCGTTACCCGCCGGCTCAGCACGCCCAACCACTGGCGCATCGCCCATCTGCAGGACCGCATCACGCTGCGGCCGGCCGACCTGCTCGATCAATTGTCGCTCATCCGGCTCGTCGACGAGGTCCGGCCGCACGAGATCTACAACCTGGCCGCCATGTCGTTCGTGCCGGCGTCGTGGGACCAGCCGCTGCTGACCGGCGAGTACAACGCGCAGGGCGTCACGCGGGTCCTGGAGGCGATCCGGCAGGTCGACACGTCGATCCGCGTCTACCAGGCGTCGTCGAGCGAGATGTTCGGCAAGGTGCGCGAGACGCCGCAGACGGAGCTGACGCCCTTCTATCCGCGCAGCCCCTACGGCGTCTCGAAGGTCTTCGCCCACTACATCACCGTGAACTACCGCGAGAGCTACGACCTGTTCGCGGTCTCCGGCATTCTCTTCAACCACGAGTCGCCGCGCCGCGGCCTGGAGTTCGTGACCCGCAAGGTCACCGACGGTGTGGCCCGGATCAAGGCGGGCCTCTGCGACGCGCTGTCGCTCGGCAACCTGGACGCGCGGCGCGACTGGGGCTTCGCGGGCGACTACGTGCGGGCCATGTGGCTGATGCTGCAGCAGGAGGCGGCCGACGACTACGTGATCGCCACCGGGGCCAGCCGTTCCGTGCGCGAGCTGGTCGAGATTGCGTTCGCCCACGCCGGCCTCGACTGGCGCGCGCACGTGCGGACGGATCCGGCGCTGCTGCGGCCGGCCGAGGTGGACCATCTGATCGGCGATCCGGCGAAGGCGGCGGCCGAGCTGGACTGGCGGCCGAGCGTCGACTTCGAGGGACTGGTCCGGATGATGGTCGACGCGGACCTCGAGCGGCTTGCGACGGACAGGTCCTGA